One segment of Thermodesulforhabdaceae bacterium DNA contains the following:
- a CDS encoding sigma-54 dependent transcriptional regulator, with translation MKIGVVKNQHIPVKDLQSEEHDVRIFSSTSELANSISSYGFDILFVPLQNPIQETAAIIDKIKTISPRAYLIALTDHPSVDDAMFLVKHGADDVWVVPTAKERFIKTVEWLKESSSPVNYTEDSDRPIISVSQKMKELIQLARRVANSEASVFIQGESGTGKELFARYIHKNSPRRRGPFISINCAAIPETLLESELFGYERGAFTGATRQKPGKFELAQGGTILLDEVTEIPIHLQAKLLRVLQEREVERIGGTRPIPLNVRIIATTNVVVEEKVKDGSFRKDLYYRLNVMPIKIPPLRERSEDIIPIAEYVLSKIAKLENSTPKELSQAAKDKLKKYSWPGNVRELENVIQRAHILAPSREILPQHILFDEDVRDLSNDESHNIPTLMPIREMERRLIYKALEVTNGNRTKAAEVLGITVRTLRNKLKEYGRSLDLNSK, from the coding sequence ATGAAGATTGGAGTTGTAAAAAATCAGCATATACCCGTCAAAGATTTGCAATCGGAAGAACATGATGTTCGGATATTCTCATCCACATCAGAACTGGCCAATTCAATATCCAGTTATGGTTTCGATATTCTTTTTGTTCCTCTACAAAACCCCATTCAGGAAACGGCTGCAATTATAGACAAGATCAAAACGATTTCCCCAAGGGCATATTTAATTGCTCTCACAGATCACCCGAGCGTTGATGATGCAATGTTTCTAGTAAAACACGGGGCTGACGATGTGTGGGTGGTTCCGACAGCAAAGGAGCGATTCATAAAAACCGTTGAATGGCTAAAGGAATCATCTTCACCTGTGAATTATACAGAAGATAGCGATAGGCCTATTATATCAGTAAGCCAAAAGATGAAAGAACTTATACAGTTGGCTCGCCGAGTAGCTAACAGCGAAGCATCTGTTTTTATTCAAGGAGAAAGCGGAACGGGTAAAGAACTCTTTGCACGATATATCCACAAAAACAGTCCTAGAAGACGAGGGCCATTCATATCTATAAACTGTGCAGCAATTCCCGAAACCCTTCTTGAAAGCGAACTTTTTGGTTACGAAAGAGGAGCCTTCACGGGAGCAACTCGCCAGAAACCAGGTAAATTTGAGCTTGCTCAGGGGGGAACTATTCTACTTGACGAAGTTACAGAAATCCCAATCCATTTACAGGCAAAGCTCCTTAGAGTGCTCCAGGAACGTGAAGTGGAGCGGATCGGTGGAACTCGCCCAATACCTTTGAATGTGCGGATCATAGCAACAACAAACGTTGTGGTAGAAGAAAAAGTAAAGGATGGCTCTTTTCGTAAAGATCTCTACTACCGTCTAAATGTCATGCCCATTAAGATACCCCCTCTTAGGGAACGATCTGAAGACATTATTCCCATAGCGGAGTACGTTCTATCTAAGATTGCCAAATTAGAAAATTCTACTCCCAAGGAACTTTCGCAAGCAGCAAAAGATAAGTTGAAGAAATATTCCTGGCCTGGAAATGTAAGAGAATTAGAAAATGTTATTCAGCGTGCCCACATCCTCGCTCCGTCTCGGGAAATTCTCCCTCAGCACATACTTTTTGATGAAGATGTTAGGGACCTGTCAAACGATGAAAGTCATAATATCCCAACTCTTATGCCCATTCGCGAAATGGAACGCAGGTTGATTTATAAAGCTCTGGAAGTTAC